A genomic segment from Spongiibacter sp. IMCC21906 encodes:
- a CDS encoding carboxylesterase/lipase family protein encodes MPRHFLLKPCTPIFFASLLLIFLGCNNSNSNEGISLDSGRIQGEQTGATTRYLGIPYAAPPVDELRWVAPQDPASWAGVKKADAYGQPCAQFGNLFASDNVADYEQPFGAEDCLYLNVWQPASKSPAPRDVLVFVHGGSGTMGATSLGLYDGAALAEETGAIVVTINYRLGIFGSMHNTALNIEGDPASNSGSFALLDIIKALEWVQTNIAAFDGNPNNVTLMGQSAGGISVWALLRSPLASGLFSRAAILSAVPLGTDRPALEDRSRQFIHNLMNQEGATLSDEAFDARLRAMDKQTLYAYLHDKSTQEILDATVGDPDNKDDNIGYTFDRADGYVLPAEGDTPAEELINAVPLLLGSTEDEAGLLLFFSLSELSEQALQTLSQLALTAPDINIRDLVPENLLQYQLFSLLGDVYAQHKLRQASKNFIDTGAPLYRYTFEWDNFPNPWRRAFGTFHGLDLFFLFGNFEENSEDFGNFVWQPSNREDRVRIHKQMTAALKGFMETGDPNTYPTALFWPRWEGRIKKKAVID; translated from the coding sequence ATGCCCAGGCACTTCTTGCTCAAACCTTGCACTCCGATTTTTTTCGCAAGCCTTCTTCTCATTTTTTTGGGATGCAACAACAGCAATAGCAACGAGGGGATAAGCCTCGACAGCGGCCGTATCCAAGGCGAGCAAACAGGGGCCACCACTCGCTATTTAGGCATCCCCTATGCCGCACCCCCGGTGGACGAACTTCGCTGGGTCGCCCCTCAAGACCCAGCTTCTTGGGCTGGCGTTAAAAAGGCTGACGCCTACGGCCAGCCCTGTGCCCAATTCGGCAACCTGTTTGCCAGCGACAATGTGGCAGACTATGAACAACCTTTTGGCGCAGAGGACTGTCTTTATCTCAATGTCTGGCAACCCGCCAGCAAATCGCCTGCGCCCCGAGATGTGCTGGTATTTGTCCACGGCGGCAGTGGCACCATGGGCGCCACCTCACTAGGGCTTTACGATGGTGCCGCCCTGGCCGAAGAAACGGGTGCGATAGTGGTCACCATCAACTACCGCTTGGGCATCTTCGGCAGTATGCACAACACTGCGTTGAATATTGAAGGCGACCCGGCCAGCAATTCCGGCAGTTTTGCCCTGCTGGACATTATCAAGGCCCTGGAATGGGTACAAACCAATATTGCAGCCTTTGACGGTAACCCCAACAACGTTACGTTGATGGGGCAATCCGCAGGTGGCATCAGCGTCTGGGCGCTGCTGCGTTCGCCTCTGGCCAGCGGCCTGTTTTCCCGCGCCGCCATTCTGTCGGCGGTGCCGCTGGGAACAGACCGGCCCGCACTGGAAGACCGCAGCCGGCAATTTATTCACAACCTGATGAATCAGGAAGGGGCAACACTGTCCGATGAGGCATTCGATGCCCGTCTAAGAGCCATGGACAAGCAAACGCTTTACGCCTATCTCCACGACAAATCCACCCAAGAAATTCTCGATGCGACAGTGGGCGATCCCGACAACAAGGATGACAATATTGGCTACACGTTTGACCGTGCCGATGGCTATGTACTGCCTGCGGAGGGAGATACACCCGCCGAGGAACTGATCAATGCCGTCCCCTTACTGCTGGGCTCGACAGAAGACGAGGCGGGGCTGCTGCTGTTTTTCTCTTTATCCGAACTCAGCGAACAAGCATTACAAACCCTGAGTCAACTTGCCCTAACAGCGCCAGACATCAATATTCGAGATTTGGTCCCTGAAAACCTGCTGCAATATCAATTGTTCAGCTTGTTAGGCGATGTCTACGCACAGCACAAACTGCGACAGGCCAGTAAAAATTTTATCGACACGGGCGCGCCGTTGTATCGCTATACCTTTGAGTGGGACAATTTTCCCAACCCTTGGAGAAGAGCCTTTGGCACGTTTCACGGCTTGGACCTGTTTTTCTTGTTTGGCAATTTTGAGGAAAATAGCGAAGACTTTGGTAACTTTGTATGGCAACCCAGCAACCGGGAAGACCGGGTTCGAATTCACAAACAGATGACCGCAGCCTTAAAAGGCTTTATGGAAACGGGGGACCCGAATACCTATCCCACGGCGCTTTTCTGGCCCCGCTGGGAGGGAAGGATCAAGAAAAAAGCGGTTATCGATTAA
- a CDS encoding urate hydroxylase PuuD, producing MDAYISIDLLLRWLHVLFGVTWIGLLYYFNFVQTEYFKEAEANAKADAVRKLAPRALWWFRWGAMFTFLTGFAMLHFVAQRGLNAYIIIGALMGTLMFLNVWLIIWPNQKIVCGIKAGDASKAAPKAGLASRTNTLFSAPMLIGMMGSFHGSGNAASAVIGGGAEGLNISNGLWACIAIIILLELNALFGKTGPMTTVVGVVHCSIALAAGMLALLQFV from the coding sequence ATGGACGCCTATATATCAATAGACTTATTACTACGCTGGCTGCACGTGCTGTTTGGCGTGACGTGGATTGGACTGCTGTACTACTTCAATTTTGTACAAACCGAATATTTCAAAGAGGCTGAGGCCAATGCCAAAGCCGATGCCGTACGTAAACTGGCGCCACGTGCACTGTGGTGGTTCCGCTGGGGCGCCATGTTCACCTTCCTTACCGGCTTTGCCATGCTGCACTTTGTTGCCCAGCGCGGCCTCAATGCCTATATCATCATCGGCGCCTTAATGGGCACACTGATGTTTTTAAATGTATGGCTGATAATTTGGCCAAATCAAAAAATCGTCTGCGGCATTAAAGCCGGCGACGCCTCAAAAGCCGCGCCGAAAGCAGGCCTGGCTTCCCGCACCAACACCCTGTTCTCAGCACCGATGCTGATTGGCATGATGGGATCCTTCCACGGCTCAGGAAATGCTGCCTCTGCCGTAATCGGCGGCGGTGCAGAAGGCCTGAACATCAGCAATGGTTTATGGGCCTGCATCGCCATCATCATTCTGCTGGAACTCAACGCCCTGTTTGGCAAAACCGGCCCCATGACCACCGTGGTCGGCGTTGTGCACTGCAGTATCGCTCTGGCAGCGGGCATGCTGGCACTACTACAATTTGTCTGA
- a CDS encoding fumarate hydratase has protein sequence MTVIRQDDLIQSVADALQFISYYHPVDFINAVNEAYEREQNPAAKDAMAQILINSRMCAEGKRPICQDTGIVTVFLQVGMNIQWDSELSVTDMVNEGVRRAYNLPDNVLRASILADPDGARANTKDNTPAVIHYEIVPGDKLEVHVAAKGGGSEAKSKFAMLNPSDSVVDWVLKMVPTMGAGWCPPGMLGIGIGGTAEKAMILAKEALLDPIDIHDLQKRGASNRAEELRLELHEKVNQLGIGAQGLGGLTTVLDVKVKDFPSHAANKAVALIPNCAATRHAHFTLDGSGPAAMKPPSLDEWPEVTREVGGDVKRLNLDTVTAEDIKTLKPGDTVLLNGKMLTGRDAAHKKMVDMLSKGEKLPVDLKGRFIYYVGPVDPVRDEVVGPAGPTTATRMDKFTRTMLAETGLMGMIGKSERGDGAIEAIKEFEAVYLMATGGAAYLVAQAIKKAEVVAFPELGMEAIYEFTVEDMPVTVAVDTQGESVHKIGPQIWKAKIEEEQITVV, from the coding sequence ATGACTGTAATCCGTCAAGACGACCTTATTCAAAGTGTGGCCGATGCGCTGCAATTCATCTCTTACTACCATCCAGTCGATTTTATTAACGCGGTTAACGAGGCGTATGAGCGGGAGCAAAACCCCGCGGCCAAAGACGCGATGGCGCAAATTTTAATTAACTCGCGGATGTGTGCCGAGGGTAAACGGCCTATTTGCCAAGACACGGGTATCGTGACGGTGTTTTTGCAGGTCGGCATGAATATTCAGTGGGACTCTGAGCTATCAGTCACCGATATGGTGAACGAAGGCGTACGTCGAGCGTATAACCTGCCTGATAATGTGTTGCGGGCGTCAATTCTGGCCGATCCCGATGGCGCCAGAGCGAACACCAAGGACAATACTCCGGCGGTGATCCACTATGAAATCGTGCCCGGCGACAAGCTGGAAGTACATGTGGCGGCCAAGGGCGGCGGTTCAGAAGCCAAGTCTAAATTTGCCATGCTAAACCCCTCCGACTCGGTGGTGGATTGGGTGCTGAAAATGGTCCCGACTATGGGGGCGGGCTGGTGTCCACCGGGCATGCTGGGTATCGGCATTGGCGGCACAGCTGAAAAGGCCATGATTTTGGCGAAAGAGGCATTGTTAGATCCCATTGATATCCATGACCTGCAAAAACGCGGTGCCAGCAATCGCGCGGAAGAGCTGCGTCTGGAATTGCACGAGAAAGTGAATCAGCTCGGTATTGGCGCTCAGGGCTTGGGCGGTCTGACCACGGTATTGGACGTAAAGGTAAAAGACTTCCCCAGTCATGCCGCCAACAAAGCGGTCGCCCTGATCCCCAACTGCGCGGCAACCCGTCATGCGCATTTCACCTTGGACGGTTCTGGCCCTGCGGCCATGAAACCACCTTCATTGGATGAGTGGCCAGAAGTGACGCGTGAAGTTGGCGGTGATGTAAAACGCCTGAATCTGGACACGGTAACGGCCGAAGACATCAAAACCCTCAAGCCCGGCGATACCGTATTGTTAAACGGTAAAATGCTCACCGGTCGCGATGCCGCCCACAAGAAAATGGTGGATATGCTCAGCAAGGGCGAAAAGCTTCCTGTTGACCTCAAAGGCCGCTTTATTTATTACGTGGGTCCGGTTGATCCAGTGCGAGACGAAGTGGTGGGGCCCGCTGGTCCAACCACCGCGACCCGAATGGATAAATTTACCCGTACCATGCTGGCCGAAACCGGCCTGATGGGCATGATTGGCAAATCTGAGCGCGGCGATGGTGCCATTGAAGCGATCAAGGAATTTGAAGCGGTTTATTTGATGGCCACCGGCGGCGCGGCGTATTTGGTGGCGCAGGCCATCAAAAAAGCGGAAGTGGTCGCCTTTCCTGAGCTGGGTATGGAAGCCATCTACGAGTTTACGGTTGAAGATATGCCAGTGACCGTGGCGGTAGATACCCAGGGCGAGTCGGTACATAAAATTGGCCCTCAAATCTGGAAGGCCAAGATTGAGGAAGAGCAGATTACCGTCGTTTAA
- the sbcB gene encoding exodeoxyribonuclease I: MTPSFYWHDYETWGANPAVDRPVQFAGVRTDMDLNIIGDPLMIFSRPSPDFLPHPEACLITGITPQQALEEGVCEVEFIAAVHRELARPGTCGVGYNSIRFDDEVTRYTLYRNFYDPYAREWQNGNSRWDLIDVARLCGALRPEGINWPKRDDGTPSYKLETLCAANGLMHESAHDALSDVYATIELAKLLKQKQPKLFDYALSLRDKKVVASLLDVQTQVPLLHVSGKFPASRYCSALVMPIAPHPTNKNSVIVYDLSVDPRPLMDLSPTQIMQRVFSSAADLPEGEARIPLKEVHINRSPIVATARLLDEQNSQRLGIDLDQCRQHWKMLRRSEGLLQKVQKVYEKREFPASDDPDTALYAGFFSAQDRKQMDSLRRESPEALAAKNIDFQDPRLPDLLWRYRARNFPETLSAEELHQWRDFCRQRLRKPGSLSLGFEGFRGRLFELSEQELSDRDRHILEELNDYAAALEQEGL; the protein is encoded by the coding sequence ATGACGCCGAGCTTTTACTGGCACGACTACGAAACTTGGGGCGCCAATCCCGCGGTAGACCGGCCTGTGCAGTTTGCGGGTGTGCGAACGGATATGGATTTAAATATCATTGGCGACCCGCTAATGATTTTCTCCCGCCCCAGTCCCGATTTTTTACCGCATCCAGAAGCCTGTTTAATTACCGGTATTACGCCCCAGCAAGCGCTGGAAGAGGGCGTGTGCGAGGTCGAATTTATTGCCGCTGTGCACCGGGAGCTGGCGCGCCCCGGTACTTGTGGCGTGGGTTATAACAGCATTCGTTTTGACGATGAAGTGACCCGCTATACGCTCTATCGCAATTTTTATGACCCTTACGCCAGAGAATGGCAAAACGGCAACTCCCGCTGGGATTTAATTGATGTGGCCCGGCTCTGCGGTGCATTGCGGCCAGAGGGCATTAACTGGCCCAAGCGCGACGATGGCACCCCGAGCTATAAGCTGGAAACCTTATGCGCGGCCAATGGTTTAATGCATGAGTCGGCCCACGATGCCTTGTCGGATGTGTATGCGACCATCGAACTGGCCAAGCTGCTAAAACAGAAACAGCCGAAGCTGTTTGATTACGCCCTGAGCCTCCGGGATAAAAAAGTGGTTGCCAGCTTGCTGGATGTGCAAACCCAGGTGCCGCTGCTGCATGTGTCTGGCAAGTTTCCCGCCTCGCGGTATTGTTCGGCTTTGGTCATGCCCATTGCGCCACATCCGACCAATAAAAACAGCGTGATTGTCTACGATTTAAGTGTCGACCCCAGGCCGTTAATGGACCTGTCTCCAACACAGATTATGCAGCGGGTGTTTAGTAGCGCGGCGGATCTTCCCGAGGGTGAAGCGCGGATTCCTTTAAAGGAAGTGCATATCAACCGCTCGCCCATTGTCGCCACAGCACGCTTGCTGGATGAGCAAAACAGTCAGCGGCTGGGTATCGATTTGGACCAATGTCGCCAGCACTGGAAAATGCTGCGTCGCAGTGAAGGTCTTTTGCAAAAAGTACAGAAAGTCTATGAAAAGCGGGAGTTTCCCGCCTCGGACGATCCTGATACGGCGTTGTACGCGGGCTTTTTCTCGGCCCAAGATCGCAAACAAATGGACTCTCTGCGCAGAGAGTCCCCTGAGGCCTTGGCAGCAAAAAACATTGATTTTCAAGACCCGCGCTTGCCTGACCTGCTGTGGCGGTATCGGGCCAGAAACTTTCCCGAGACCTTGAGCGCTGAAGAACTGCATCAATGGCGGGATTTTTGTCGCCAACGACTCCGCAAGCCAGGTTCATTATCGCTGGGCTTTGAAGGGTTTCGTGGTCGTTTGTTTGAGCTTTCTGAGCAGGAATTATCTGACCGCGATCGACATATTCTGGAAGAGCTGAATGATTACGCCGCCGCATTGGAGCAAGAGGGGCTGTGA
- a CDS encoding GIY-YIG nuclease family protein: MSDWWVYMVRCQSGRLYTGITTDTARRFREHCGEGKRGARFFRSDPAEALVYVEPAENRSEASSREAAIKKLQRPEKLRLIAEALSTETPPSQTTP, encoded by the coding sequence GTGAGTGATTGGTGGGTGTATATGGTGCGCTGCCAAAGCGGCCGACTGTATACCGGCATTACCACGGACACGGCGCGGCGATTTCGGGAGCACTGCGGAGAGGGCAAGCGCGGCGCCCGGTTTTTTCGCAGCGACCCAGCGGAAGCCTTGGTTTATGTTGAGCCCGCTGAAAACCGCTCCGAGGCCAGCAGCCGTGAGGCGGCGATTAAAAAACTGCAACGGCCAGAAAAGTTGCGTTTGATTGCCGAGGCGTTATCGACAGAGACACCCCCTTCGCAAACGACGCCCTAA
- a CDS encoding ABC transporter transmembrane domain-containing protein, protein MAEQQREREKSSNIRVLSAMLGFIKPYRWQAVLASIALICTAGITLSIGQGLRLLIDQGFAEGADPKALNDALLLFMFMVLLLAAGTFTRFYFVSWIGERVSADLRKAVFNHMITLHPGFFETNVSGEIQSRITTDTSLLQTVIGSSVSIALRNFLMFLGGLVLLFVTNPKLTGMVLLSVPLVVAPILIFGRRVRRLSRDSQDKIASVGSFVGEAIKNIKLLQAFNHQAADRQRFDDYVESAFQVAEGRIRQRAWLSTAVIVLVLGAVSAMMWVGGHDVLAGRISGGELAAFIFYAVMVAASVGAISEVFGDLQRAAGASERLLELLAAKSLVTAPIVPEALPADLGGRLELQQIFFHYPSRPDGWAINGVSLNIAAGSSLALVGSSGAGKSTMIDLLLRFYDVQQGAILFEGVDIRKLAPDDLRSHIAMVPQQPVLFTGSVGDNIRYGKPSASDEEVEAAAKAAYADDFIRTLPKGYDSYVGEGGIRLSGGQRQRIAIARAVLADPRLLLLDEATSALDAESEYQVQKALETLMKGRTTIVIAHRLATVVNVDTIAVLDHGQVVATGSHAELLQRSELYARWASLQFDEGQVGLGSQDLSAPEVQPTENAQ, encoded by the coding sequence ATGGCAGAGCAGCAACGCGAGCGAGAAAAAAGCAGTAATATCCGGGTACTCAGCGCAATGTTGGGGTTTATCAAACCCTATCGCTGGCAGGCTGTTTTAGCCAGTATCGCCCTGATTTGTACGGCGGGTATTACCTTGTCGATTGGTCAGGGTTTACGCTTGCTGATTGACCAGGGCTTTGCCGAGGGCGCTGATCCCAAGGCACTCAATGATGCCTTGTTATTGTTTATGTTTATGGTGCTGTTATTAGCTGCCGGTACCTTTACTCGCTTTTATTTTGTCTCCTGGATTGGCGAGCGGGTGAGCGCCGACCTGCGCAAAGCGGTGTTTAATCATATGATCACCCTGCACCCCGGTTTTTTTGAAACCAATGTCAGTGGTGAAATCCAGTCTCGCATTACCACCGATACCAGTTTGTTACAGACGGTGATTGGTTCGTCGGTGTCCATTGCCCTGCGTAATTTTTTGATGTTTTTGGGCGGCCTGGTCTTGCTGTTTGTCACCAACCCCAAACTGACGGGGATGGTGTTGCTGAGTGTGCCGCTGGTGGTGGCGCCCATTTTGATCTTTGGCCGTCGGGTCAGGCGTCTGTCCCGAGACAGTCAGGATAAAATTGCCAGTGTAGGCAGTTTTGTCGGCGAGGCCATTAAAAATATTAAACTCCTGCAAGCGTTTAATCATCAAGCCGCTGACCGCCAACGCTTTGACGACTATGTTGAGTCTGCCTTTCAGGTGGCCGAGGGGCGGATTCGCCAGCGGGCGTGGTTGTCGACGGCGGTCATTGTGCTGGTGTTGGGCGCGGTCAGTGCAATGATGTGGGTAGGTGGTCACGATGTGCTGGCCGGACGCATTAGCGGCGGTGAGTTAGCGGCGTTTATTTTTTATGCGGTAATGGTGGCAGCCTCTGTTGGGGCTATCTCTGAAGTCTTTGGTGATCTGCAGCGGGCCGCGGGTGCCAGCGAACGCCTGCTGGAATTATTGGCGGCAAAAAGCTTGGTGACGGCGCCGATTGTACCTGAGGCATTGCCTGCCGATCTTGGCGGCCGTTTGGAATTGCAGCAAATATTTTTTCATTATCCCTCCCGGCCAGACGGCTGGGCGATTAATGGCGTGAGCTTAAACATTGCCGCTGGTTCAAGTCTGGCCTTGGTGGGCAGCTCAGGGGCGGGTAAATCTACAATGATTGACTTGCTGCTGCGGTTTTACGATGTGCAGCAGGGCGCGATTTTGTTTGAAGGCGTGGATATTCGCAAGCTAGCTCCCGACGATCTTCGCAGCCATATTGCCATGGTGCCCCAGCAGCCAGTGCTGTTTACCGGCAGTGTTGGCGATAATATTCGCTACGGTAAGCCCTCTGCGTCAGATGAAGAAGTAGAGGCGGCGGCCAAGGCAGCTTATGCCGACGATTTTATTCGCACGCTGCCCAAAGGTTACGACAGCTATGTGGGCGAAGGCGGTATTCGCTTGTCAGGTGGTCAGCGCCAGCGTATTGCTATTGCCCGAGCGGTATTGGCTGATCCGCGGCTGCTATTACTGGATGAAGCCACCAGCGCACTGGATGCAGAAAGCGAATACCAAGTGCAAAAGGCGCTGGAAACCTTGATGAAGGGTCGCACCACTATTGTGATTGCTCATCGCCTCGCCACCGTGGTGAATGTGGATACCATCGCCGTTTTGGATCATGGCCAAGTTGTGGCGACCGGTAGTCATGCAGAACTCCTGCAGCGCAGCGAACTCTATGCAAGGTGGGCCAGTTTGCAATTTGATGAAGGGCAGGTCGGCCTTGGCAGCCAAGATTTGTCTGCGCCTGAAGTTCAGCCAACGGAGAACGCACAGTGA
- a CDS encoding aspartate carbamoyltransferase, with product MKFAGSHILSIEQFQRQDIDQLFSVADMMIPYAHRQRVTKVLDGAILGNMFFEPSTRTRVSFGCAFNLLGGEVRETTGFESSAIAKGESLYDTARVLSGYSDVIVMRHPASGSVSEFAAASRVPVLNGGDGANEHPSQALLDLYTIRKELQHKGRGLDGLRIAMIGDLKYGRTVHSLCKLLSLYDKVTVTLISPPELAMPDDIVERLREAGHTVFLSNVMEDSLSHIDICYSTRIQEERFTDRAEADMYRGRYRLNQAIYTRYCEPNTVIMHPLPRDSRMEANELDNDLNDNPNLAIFRQADNGVLVRMALFAMVLDVVDQVDRNARDVNWYTERRF from the coding sequence GTGAAGTTTGCCGGCAGTCATATTCTCTCTATTGAACAATTTCAGCGGCAAGACATTGATCAGCTGTTCAGTGTTGCCGATATGATGATTCCTTACGCCCATCGACAAAGAGTTACCAAAGTTTTGGATGGGGCCATTCTTGGCAATATGTTTTTTGAGCCTTCTACCCGAACGCGAGTCAGTTTTGGCTGTGCCTTTAATCTGTTGGGCGGTGAAGTCAGAGAGACCACCGGTTTTGAAAGCTCGGCCATTGCCAAGGGCGAATCGCTCTACGATACCGCCAGAGTGTTGAGTGGTTACAGCGACGTGATTGTGATGCGTCATCCCGCCTCAGGATCTGTGTCTGAGTTTGCCGCGGCAAGCCGGGTACCGGTGTTAAACGGTGGTGACGGTGCTAATGAGCATCCCAGTCAGGCTCTGCTGGATTTATATACCATCCGCAAAGAGCTGCAGCATAAAGGCCGTGGCTTGGACGGGCTGCGCATCGCCATGATCGGCGATTTAAAATATGGCCGCACGGTGCATTCGCTGTGCAAATTGCTAAGTCTTTACGACAAGGTGACGGTGACCCTGATTTCACCGCCTGAACTGGCCATGCCCGACGATATTGTGGAGCGTCTTCGGGAAGCGGGGCATACGGTATTTCTGTCCAACGTCATGGAAGACAGCTTGTCGCATATCGATATTTGCTACTCCACCCGCATTCAAGAAGAGCGTTTTACTGACCGGGCTGAGGCGGATATGTACCGGGGTCGCTATCGCTTAAACCAAGCGATTTACACTCGCTACTGCGAACCGAATACGGTGATTATGCACCCGCTGCCCAGAGACTCGCGGATGGAAGCCAACGAGCTGGACAACGACTTGAACGACAATCCTAATTTGGCGATTTTCCGTCAAGCCGACAATGGTGTGTTGGTGCGTATGGCGTTGTTTGCGATGGTGCTGGATGTGGTGGACCAGGTCGATAGAAATGCCCGCGACGTGAATTGGTATACCGAAAGGCGGTTTTGA
- a CDS encoding NUDIX domain-containing protein translates to MTDFDRNDVEILEDKLGWAGFFKLRAIQLRHRLFQGGWGKPINRELMERGLAVGVLPYDPATDSVLLIEQFRVGGLNREAGPWMMELVAGLIDKEESPQEVARREAEEEAGITLGELEPVANYFSSPGGSDEYFYLFCGCCDLTAAGGYYGLPEEGEDIKAQVLSVDDALANMARGHIDNAHTIIALQWLQLNRSRLRQQWQDK, encoded by the coding sequence ATGACGGACTTTGATCGCAACGATGTCGAGATTTTAGAAGACAAGCTGGGTTGGGCGGGTTTTTTTAAGCTGCGGGCCATTCAGTTAAGACACCGTTTATTTCAGGGTGGTTGGGGTAAGCCCATCAATCGTGAGCTAATGGAGCGGGGGCTTGCCGTTGGCGTGCTGCCTTATGACCCCGCCACTGACAGTGTATTACTCATTGAGCAGTTTCGAGTGGGTGGGCTTAACCGCGAGGCCGGTCCCTGGATGATGGAACTGGTTGCGGGTTTGATTGATAAAGAGGAAAGCCCCCAAGAGGTTGCCCGGCGAGAAGCCGAAGAAGAAGCGGGTATTACTTTGGGCGAGCTGGAGCCAGTGGCGAATTATTTTTCTTCGCCGGGTGGCAGCGATGAGTATTTTTATCTCTTTTGCGGTTGCTGCGACCTGACCGCAGCGGGTGGCTATTACGGCCTGCCAGAAGAGGGCGAAGATATTAAGGCGCAGGTGCTCAGTGTCGACGATGCCTTGGCCAACATGGCAAGGGGGCACATTGATAACGCCCATACGATTATTGCTTTGCAGTGGTTGCAATTAAATCGGTCTAGGCTGCGCCAGCAGTGGCAAGATAAATGA
- the murJ gene encoding murein biosynthesis integral membrane protein MurJ, with the protein MSEPSPVAAKPQGGLLRSSAVVSVMTMLSRVLGLIRDVVIAAFLGATANADCFFVAFKIPNFLRRLFAEGAFSQAFVPVLSEYRENGSQASVKLLVDRVAGALGGVLTIVTALAVIGAPVVTTIFAPGFREDPLKFQLTSDMIRITFPYLLLISMTGFAGAVLNSFGRFAVPAFTPVLLNVCLISAAVYLSPYFPEPAMALAWGVLMAGVVQLVFQMPFLQRIHMLPRPRWGWQDEGVKRIVHLMIPAMFGVSVSQINLLLDTVLASFLPTGSISWLYYSDRLVELPLGVFAIAIATVILPKLSRQKATGDEDSFARTLDWGLRGVLLIAVPAAVALVILAESILATLFQYGELGSRDVAMAAMSLRAYSLGLIAFMLIKVLAPGFYARQDTKTPVRIGIIAMVANMVMNIALVIPLHYYWQIGHVGLALATAASAWLNAGLLFRGLVKTAVYRPKAGWGRYLLQLLLAVCAMAAVLVWGNQWLAELLQWPWWQRGLSLLALCASGAGAYLLLLILSGLKVAEFRGH; encoded by the coding sequence ATGAGCGAGCCCAGCCCGGTCGCCGCCAAACCTCAAGGCGGCTTGCTGCGTTCCAGCGCCGTGGTCAGTGTGATGACCATGCTGTCTCGGGTGTTAGGCTTGATTCGGGATGTGGTGATTGCGGCTTTTCTTGGTGCCACCGCCAATGCCGACTGTTTTTTTGTCGCCTTCAAAATCCCCAATTTTCTGCGCCGTTTGTTTGCAGAAGGGGCCTTTTCTCAGGCCTTTGTGCCGGTGCTGTCTGAGTACCGGGAAAATGGCAGTCAAGCCAGTGTTAAATTGCTGGTTGACCGGGTGGCAGGGGCGCTGGGTGGCGTACTGACCATTGTCACTGCGCTGGCGGTGATTGGCGCGCCGGTGGTGACGACAATTTTTGCACCGGGTTTTCGAGAAGATCCGCTGAAGTTTCAACTGACCAGCGACATGATCCGCATCACCTTTCCGTATTTGCTACTGATTTCCATGACCGGTTTTGCCGGTGCGGTGCTCAATAGTTTTGGCCGCTTTGCGGTGCCCGCTTTTACTCCGGTGTTGTTAAATGTTTGCCTGATTTCTGCGGCAGTATATTTATCGCCCTATTTTCCCGAGCCTGCGATGGCCTTGGCATGGGGCGTATTAATGGCAGGGGTGGTGCAGCTGGTTTTTCAAATGCCGTTTTTGCAGCGCATTCACATGCTGCCTCGACCGCGCTGGGGTTGGCAGGACGAGGGTGTTAAACGCATTGTCCATCTGATGATTCCGGCCATGTTTGGGGTGTCTGTCAGTCAGATTAATTTATTGCTGGATACCGTGCTGGCGTCTTTTCTCCCCACTGGCAGTATTTCTTGGCTGTATTACTCCGACCGTTTGGTGGAGTTGCCATTGGGGGTGTTTGCCATTGCCATTGCTACGGTGATTTTGCCCAAGCTGTCGCGCCAGAAAGCTACCGGCGATGAAGATTCTTTTGCGCGGACGCTGGACTGGGGCTTGCGTGGGGTGTTGCTGATTGCGGTTCCGGCAGCGGTTGCGTTAGTGATTCTGGCTGAATCGATTTTGGCAACGCTGTTTCAATACGGTGAGTTGGGTAGCCGGGATGTGGCCATGGCGGCCATGAGTTTGCGGGCGTATAGCCTTGGCTTGATCGCGTTTATGTTAATCAAGGTGTTGGCGCCGGGGTTTTATGCCCGCCAAGACACTAAAACCCCGGTGCGCATCGGTATCATCGCCATGGTGGCTAATATGGTGATGAATATTGCGCTGGTGATTCCCCTGCATTATTACTGGCAAATTGGTCATGTGGGCTTGGCGCTGGCCACGGCGGCGTCGGCGTGGTTAAACGCTGGGCTGTTATTTAGGGGGCTTGTTAAAACGGCGGTTTATCGCCCTAAAGCGGGCTGGGGACGATACCTGTTACAGCTGTTGCTGGCGGTATGCGCGATGGCCGCTGTGTTGGTCTGGGGCAATCAGTGGCTGGCCGAGCTGCTGCAGTGGCCTTGGTGGCAACGTGGCCTGTCCTTGTTGGCGCTATGTGCTTCAGGCGCGGGAGCCTATCTTCTGTTGTTGATTCTGAGTGGCCTGAAAGTGGCAGAATTCCGTGGTCATTAA